Within the Thermostichus lividus PCC 6715 genome, the region GCCACAAGACGAGCCGGATCCCCAGCGCGGCGATCGCTGTGCTGGACTGGAATATGACAGCCAGTAACTCGTGCTGCCGTGTCAATCACTTGCCGCACCGAAAACCCCTGACCATTCCCAAGATTCAATACGTTTGACTCCCCCCCTGCCAGCAAATACTTCAACCCCAACACATGGGCATAGGCAAGATCGCTGACGTGGATATAGTCGCGGATGCAGGTACCATCGGGGGTAGGATAATCAGTGCCATAAATGTTAATGTGGGGGCGCCGTCCCAGAGCAGTCTGTAGCACCAAGGGAATGAGATGGGTTTCGGGATGGTGATCTTCGCCAAGGCGGCCGTGGGGATCTGCACCCGCTGCATTAAAGTAGCGGAAAATCACATATTTAAGGCCATAGGCACGCTCCATATCCGCCAAGATCTGCTCCACCATCCACTTCGAGCGACCGTAGGGGTTAATGGGGGCACAAGGATCGGTTTCCTCAAGGGGGAGGCGCTGCGGCAACCCATAGACCGCAGCGGTGGAGGAAAAGACGATGGAGGGAACTTGAGCCGCCACCATCGCCTGCAACAGGGTCAGTGTACCGTTCACATTATTTTTGTAGAAGCGATCGGGAAAGCGTACCGACTCCCCCACTTCGATATAGGCAGCAAAGTGCAGGACTGCGGCAATCGAACGGCTGTGAAATACCTGATCTAACAGGGGGCGATCGCCAATATCCCCCACAATGAGTTGAGCGTTTAGAACTGTTTCCACCAGATCCCGATGGCCGCGCTCTAAATTATCTAGAATCAGAACTTCAAAGCCGGCCTGTTGCAGGGCGAGAACAGCATGAGCGCCGATGAAACCGGCGCCACCGGTCACGAGAACTAAGGGTTGTGCCATAGAGGGTCTGTTAGACTAGGAAAGCAGTGACGTATCTTGCCATGACCAGCGACTTGCAAACTGAAATTGCTTACGAAGTCAGGCGGCGGCGTAATTTTGCAATCATATCTCACCCTGATGCGGGGAAAACCACCCTCACCGAAAAACTGCTCCTCTACGGTGGCGCAATCCACGAAGCGGGAGCGGTCAAAGCCCGGCGAGCACAGCGTCAAGCCACCTCCGACTGGATGGCGATGGAGCAGCAGCGGGGGATTTCCATCACCTCAACGGTGCTCCAATTTGACTACCAAGGCTATCAAATTAACCTACTGGATACCCCGGGTCACCAGGATTTTAGTGAAGATACCTATCGCACCTTGGCGGCTGCCGATAACGCAGTGATGCTGGTGGATGCGGCCAAGGGACTCGAACCCCAAACTCGCAAGCTCTTTGAAGTATGCCAGTTGCGCGGCCTGCCCATTTTTACGTTTATTAACAAGCTGGATCGCCCAGGGCGTGAACCGCTGGAACTCATCGACGAAATTGAGCAGGAATTGGGGTTAATTCCCTATCCAGTGAATTGGCCACTGGGAATGGGCGATCGCTTTCGCGGTGTCTATGACCGCCTCAAACGCAACATTCACTTTTTCGAGCGCAGCAGCCATGGCTCTCGGGCAGCAATCGAGACCATTCTTGCTTTGGGAGAGTCTGCCATTGATGCCTACATTGAATCCTATCGCCTAGAGTACAACCACCTCAAAGACGAGCTAGAACTACTCGATGGCGTAGGAGCCGAACTGGACTTAGGGTTAGTCCATCAGGGGAAAATGACCCCCGTGTTTTTTGGCAGTGCGATGACGAACTTTGGGGTGCGCCTCTTTCTGGAGCACTTTTTGACCTATGCGCTCCCCCTGCGGCCTACCGCAGCGATCGCGGCCTCATTGACCCCAACCATGAACAGTTCAGTGGCTTTGTCTTTAAGCTCCAAGCCAACATGGATCCCAAACATCGCGATCGCGTTGCCTTTGTGCGCGTGTGCAGCGGCAAATTTGAGAAAGACATGACTGTCTGCCATGCCCGTACTGGTAAAACTATTCGCCTCTCTCGCCCCCAAAAACTCTTTGCCCAAGGCCGTGAGTCATTGGAAACCGCCTATGCTGGCGACGTGATTGGCCTGAATAATCCGGGGATGTTTGCCATTGGCGACACCCTCTACACGGGCACCAAGTTGGAATACGAGGGGATTCCCTGTTTTTCACCGGAACTGTTTGCCTACCTGCGCAATCCCAATCCCTCTAAATTCAAATCCTTTCAAAAAGGGGTCAGTGAATTACGGGAGGAAGGTGCAGTGCAGATTATGTACTCCACGGATGAATCTAAGCGGGATCCCATTCTAGCTGCCGTCGGCCAACTCCAGTTTGAGGTAGTACAGTTTCGGCTTCTGAACGAGTACGGTGTTGAAACCCGCCTTGACCCTCTGCCCTACACCGTCGCGCGTTGGGTACTTGACGGTTGGAACGCTCTAGAGGCCGCAGGACGCATCTTTAATGCGGTGACAGTTAAGGACAGTTGGGGTCGCCCAGTGCTACTGTTCAAAAACGAGTGGAACCTACAGCAGGCGATCGCCGATCATCCAAAGCTGCGCCTAAGCGCGATCGCCCCCCTAGCCAGTGCGGTTTCCGTCTAGCCTACTTATGAGTAGCGTCTATACCCGTCCCCTAGCACGGTTGATCGAACAGTTGCAGCGCCTACCGGGCATTGGCCCTAAAACAGCCCAACGCTTGGCACTCTACCTTGTTAAACGACCGGAAGCAGACATCCAAGCCCTCGCCCAAGCTCTCTTGGAGGCCAAACAGCAGGTGGGACTGTGTTCTGTGTGCTTTCATCTGTCTGCAGAACCCGTGTGCGATATTTGTGCTTCCCCCCAGCGTGATGATCAAACCATCTGTGTGGTGGCCGACTCGCGAGATGTCATCGCCATTGAAAAAACCCGCGAATATCATGGGAAATACCACGTTTTAGGGGGATTGATTTCCCCCATGGAGGGCATCACCCCCCAACAGTTGCACCTGCAACCTCTCATTCAGCGCGCCAGCCAAGCCAACGTCAAAGAAGTCATCTTGGCGATTAACCCCAGCATTGAGGGTGAAACGACGACCCTCTATATTGCCCAGCTGCTGCGACCCTTTGTCACCGTCACCCGTATTGCCTTTGGCCTACCAGTGGGGGGCGACCTCGACTACGCCGATGAAATGACGCTGGCTCGTGCCCTCGCCGGTCGGCGCGAAATTGAATGGCACTAGCAAACCTTAGTGCGCTCCCTGTAATCGTCGCAATGCAGCCACAATTTGGTGTACCGCCCGCTTGAGCTGTTCCACTTCGGCATGGAGTCTCTGATTTTCAGCCTCTAGGGCAGCCAAACGAGCCTCATCACCATCCCGCGGCGGAGTTGCTTGCAGTTGTGCCACCGCCGCTTGGAGTTGCGCAACGGTGTCTGCATCCCCCACAGGCTTGGCTTTGAACTCCTCGAAGGCCGTTTCTAGCGCTGCGAGTTTTGCGTAGATAGGGGATAGATCGACACTCCCGCTGGCTACCGTCTCAGAAGCCGGAGCAGCAGCTTTGACCGGCCTAGCTTTGCGTGCCTTGCGAAACGCTTCTTGAATGGCAGCTTCTAATTCTTCACGCTCAAACGGCTTTTCAATGAACTCAAACCACTCAAAGGGTTCCTGTAACTTTTCCGTAACCTCCTCTTTACGACCCGACATAATCACAAGGGGAATGGCTCCCAGCAGACCCGTCTTCGCCAGTTCTTGATAGACTTCCCAGCCGCTGACTCTTGGCAGCAGAAAGTCCAGCATAATGAGGGTCGGGTCAGACTGTTCAATGAGTTGCAAACCCTCACGGCCATCCTTCGCTTCCAAAATTTCGTAGTCGCCCTCCGGTAACATGTCGCGGACGCGCAACCGAATAACTTTACTGTCGTCAATGACAAGGACTTTTTTGCTGGTCACGGAAACACTCCATCCTTAGACGAGACGTTGTGAATAGAGGGCAGCAAGGTGGAATGTTTGCCCACCATGATGTGATTCCAACCTTAGCATAGCCTTGGGACAACCTGAGACAGTGTTAACTGTCATACTAATATGGGCATAGCACTTATTTTATCTGTTTTTATTTTTAGCCGTAACAACGACCTATGCGCCATCTCTCTGCAATCAGTTGCTTGCAACTATCTTTGCGTATCCTATCAAACGAAAACACCGCTAAGGATGCTTAACAACAATTAACGATAGTGCCTCGTCGTGTCATAGAAGCAGTCGTTGTCAGTTTTCTAGAAGTTTTCAGGCATGGGGGCGGGTTGTACCCTAAAGGTTTGACTTGTATTGCCGCGTTGCACCTCAAGGGTAATGGTTTGACCCGCTTGAGTTTGCTCAACAATGGTTTGAACTTGCTGGGGGGTGGGCTGATTCACATCGTTGATTTTGGCGATCCAATCCCCTGCCTGCAGTCCTGCTTGGGCGGCGGGAGAGTTAGCCATCACATCCGTAATCAGCGTGCCTTGGGTTGTCTCAAGGTTCCAGTCTGGGCGTTCTTGGCGAATGCGCAGGGCTAGTTCAGGGCTGAGGCGCACCATGCGAATTCCAAGGTAAAGATGCTGGGCGCGCCCTGTGGTGATTAACTGCTCGGCAATTCGATAGGCGGTGTTGATGGGGATGGCAAACCCCAGCCCTTGGGCTTGGGAGATCACGGCAGTGTTGACACCAATGACTTGGCCAGCGGCATTGAGCAGTGGCCCACCGGAGTTGCCCGGATTAATAGCGGCATCGGTTTGAATGAAACTAACGCGCTTGTCGGCAGCGCCAATTTCGTTACTGCCGCGACCAGTGGCACTGATAATCCCTGCGGTAACCGTATTACTCAGACCTAAGGGATTGCCGATGGCGATCGCCCACTCCCCCGGGACTAGATTATCGGAGTTACCTAGGGGAACCGTGGGTAAATTCTCTGCCGGAATTTCCACCACCGCCACATCCGTGAGGCGATCGGTGCCGAGCACCTTGCCATCAAATTCACGGCCATCGGGCAAGGTGACGCGCACAATACTGGCATTTTCAACGACATGGGCATTGGTCATGACCTTGCCACTGGCATCGAAGATAAAGCCAGAGCCTTGCCCTTGGCGCACAGGAGCGTCCGGTTCAGGCATTGGGTTAAAAAAACTATCTTGTTTATTACTCGGGAGTTCTAAGGTGTCGATACTCACCACAGCCGCTCCTGCATCGCTCACGACCTTGGCAATGAAGTTTTGGGTGCTGTTATTCCCCTCGCCCACACTGACGAAGGGGCTGGAGCCATGACCTGTGGAGCCAAGAGGCTCTGGCACCGCCTGCCGCAGCGGGCAACCTGTCAAATTCAGCAGGGCGATCGCCCCTAAACCTAACCAAAAGAAACGTTGCATCGTCAAAACTAGAGTAGGATTATCTCCACTCTAATTCTCTCCTTAGACACCTGCTAGAGATGGGAGGACGTTGGCAGTCACTCCGCTGCTGTGTGCACCATCACCGCAGCGGCTGGGGATACTGCTTACTTTAGATTCCTTGCCAGAGCCGCGGGCGAGATTGGCCTTGCAGTTGGCTATGGGCTTGCCGCAGGAGCCTAGGAATCTCTAGCCTACTGGGACAGCGCGGCAGGCACTCCCCACAATCAGTGCAGCGATCCGCTGGTTGCCCCGGAAACCAATGCCCCGCCCGCCCAAACATGCCATAGCGATACTTGCCAAACTCCTCCATGTTGTAAGCTAGGGTCAAATTCCGCAGCCGCAGGACTTCGGGAATATGGATGTCTTCTGGACAGGGTAAGCATTCATAGCACTGGCGACAGTACTCAGCCCCGAGAGCCTGCTCCATGGCGCTTGCCAGGCGATCGGCCACTGCCTGTTCTTCCGGACTCAGGGGTTCCACCTGATCGGCCACTGCCAAGGGAAACGCCAGCTCGTCTGCGGTAGCAGCTCCCACACTAAGGGTCGTAATACCCGGCTGACTCAAGAGCCAGCGATAGTTCCAATGCAGGGGATGGAGGGGGGCACAGAGGTCTTGTAAGTCGCGTGGGGGCCGATAGAGTTGCCCCCCCTTATCGGCAGGGGAAATAATGAACACGCCCATATCCAAGGCAGCAGCCCGTGCCACCGCTGGCGCATTCCGTTGCTGGAAGTAGGTGTAGTGTAAATTCACAAAGTCAAACAGCCCTGTTTCGATCGCAGCTAACAGGACAGGCAGGGAACCATGACTGGAAAACCCCAATGCACCGATGATGCCTTGTTGTTGATACTGCTGCAGGGTGGCCATCCCCGCAGTGTTGAGCCATGCCAAGTGCTCCGGCGTATTTAAGCCATGAAGGGCAACGCAGTCAAGCCGATCGACCCCCAAGCGCTGCCGGGATTGCTCGATTTGCTGTTGCACATGACGTGCATCCCCAGCGGGCAAAATTTTTGTGGTTAGCCAAAGGTTGGGATACCCCAAGGCTCGCAGGGCACGGCCAATATAGGCTTCACTGGCACCATAAGCAGCGGCAGTTTCGATATGATTAATGCCGTGGGCGATCGCCCGCTCCAGCACCGCTTGCAGGGTTGTCGCATCTGCTAAGCAGCGCATGGTTCCTAGGGAAAACACTGAGAGATTTAGGCCAGTGCGACCAAAGCGACGGTAGCGCATGGAGAGCTAGCTTGCAGAGGAATCCTCAATACCCCGTCCCTGTTGGCTAAAGTCTTGGGGACGAATGGAATCAAGAAACTGCCGAAACGCTATCCGCTCTTGTTCATCGGCATCGCGATCCACAGGAATTGAGGCATCAGCCACCACCGCTTCCATCACCCAGATGGGGCTATCACAGCGCAGCGCAAGGGCGATCGCATCACTAGGCCGAGCATCAATTTCTTTGCACAGGTCGCCTTGGCGTATCGTTAAAACTGCATAGTAGGTGTTATCTTGCAGCGAGTGGATCACAATGCGCTCAAGGGTCATCTCCCAAGCAGCCAAGATGTTGGCCATTAGATCATGGGTCATGGGGCGAGCAGCACGCTGGTGTTCTAAGGCCATTAGAATCGCTCGCGCCTCATTATCACCAATCCAAATGGGCAAGGCACGCCGCCCAGAACCGTCTTTTAACAGCACGATTGGAGTGCGACGGTTAGTGGCATCAAGGGCAATCCCAGCAACAGTCATTTCAATCATAGCCACCTCAACGGGCGCAATGGCGATCAATCCCTTTTCTATTATTAACCATACCTGCAACGGCATTACGAAAGCCTGCTGCGGCTGCCTTAGATGGCACAGGTCACCTCATCGCGGCAGAGGGTCGGATCCACGTAGGGTAGCATCGGCTTGTCACCCACGTAGATGCCGAGTCCTTGAGCTGTGCGAATTAAAAAGCTATCGGGATCCACATGGCGCGGACATTTGGCCACAACATCGCTAATGGGAACGGTCACAACTTGCCCCCCCTGCCAAGCCACCATGCGGCCAAAGGTTCCTTGAGCGGCCAAATCGACGGCTGTATTACCCATGCCAGCAGCCAAGAGGCGATCCATGGCCATAGGGGCACCGCCGCGCTGAATATGCCCCAACACAGAGACTCGCAACTCGATGGGAATAGGGCTTTGCTTCACTACTTGATCAGCAATGTACTGCCCAATACTGTGGTGTGGCGGATAGGGCTGGGAGGGATCATGGCCAATTTCGTGGGCACCTTCAGCCACCACAATCAAGGCAAATTTGCGTCCCCAGCGTTCGCGTAGTTTTTGCAGATGCTGGCAAATCCCTTCAATGGAGTAGGGAATCTCTGGGATCAGGATGACATCTGCTCCCCCCGCAATGCCGGAGTAAAGTGCCAAGTGGCCGGCAGTGCGACCCATAACTTCGACTACAAAGACCCGATCGTGGCTGGCAGCGGTTGACGTAATGCGACTCAGCGCATCCACAACAATATTTACGGCGGTATCAAAGCCAATGGCGCGATCGGTGAGGGCAACATCATTATCAATGGTTTTAGGAATGGCCAGAAAATTCCAGTTCCCCTGTTGTGCTAATTGTTGCAAAATTTTGAGACTACCATCACCACAGATCGCAATCAGGGCATCTAGTCCTAGTTCGTGATAACCCGCAATAACGTCATCGGCTTGAGCAAGGGTGTCCCCCTTGTTGATTGCCCCTAAAATTGTGCCTCCCATATTCAGCAGAACATCCATCCCTCCTAGACCTTCAGCATTTAAGGGGATGGCTTTGCGCTCTAGCAATCCTTGGGTGGCGTGTAAAATGCCTAGCACTTCCCAGCCGTAACTCAGGGTGGCATGCGCTACAATTGCCCGAATGGCCGTGTTCAACCCCGGACAGTCACCTCCACTGGTGAAAACGCCAAGTCGCTTGCGGCTAGTGCTCATGGGTGTTGGTTCTCCTTGGTGATAGCCTGCGTTAGGGACGTAACGTGTACCGCTAACATCCTAACGAAGAGACTGCTGACTTGACTGTTAAGGCAGCATTACATTTTGATGCGGGCAATCCTCAACTGCTTATCCAGCCCAGATGTGTTAGGCACTCGGGCGGTAGGTGGGTTTACGCAAACCCAAGATTAAAAAGATGAAGGCGATCGCCATGATCAACCCGCTTTGGAATGCCGGAGCTTGCCCTCCCCACCGATCAAACACCCACCCAGCCCACGCAGGGCCGGCAATCCCCGCAATACTTTGCAATGACTGACTAGCACCAATAATTTTGCCTTGATCTTCGTCCCGCACGTGGTTAGAAATCACACCCCGCAACGAGGGCAGCATAATACCCACGCCAAAGGCTAAGCCCACAACACACAGATAAATCGATGTTGCACTCCAAGCTCCTGTGGCCGGAATGGCGGCAATCCCCAGTAGGGCAGTGCCAATGAGTGCCATGCCCGCCACACTCAAGCGGTTTTCACCAAACCGGGGAATCAGGGAGCGAATTAAGCCCGCTTGCACCACTGTACTCACTACGCCAATAATGACAAAAACAATCCCCGCCTCCGCAGGCCCCCAATTAAACTGGCGCTTCAAAAAGAGCACAAAAATGCTGGTAAAGCCAGCAAAGGCAAAGTTAAAGATAAAAAAGGAGGCCATCAATGACTGGAGCGATCGCGTCTTAAATAGCTCCAACCACTGCTGTTGTACACCGAAATTCTTTAAACTAAAGGGCGATCGCTGCGCTGCGGGCAACGATTCCGGCAAAATGAAATAGGCCATGACCACATTGATCAAGGCAAGGCTCCCCGCAAAGAGGATGGGCAGCTTGAGGTTCACCGCCGCCAAACTACCACCAATCGCCGGCCCAAAAATAAAACCAATGCCAAAGGCTGCTCCCGTCAGACCAAAATTCTTGGCACGATCCGCTGGCGCAGACGTATCGGCAATATAGGCCTGTGCGGTTGACACCACCCCACCGGTAATCCCATCAATAATCCGTGAGACAAAGAGCAGCCATGGCGTTGTGGCTGCTGCAAATAAAAAGTAGGACACCGCCGTTCCGGCAATACACACGAGCAACACGGGTCTGCGTCCCCAATGGTCGGACAGTGCTCCCAACAGTGGCGCAGCAATAAACTGAGCACCGGCAAACGACGAAAACAATAGAGTTAGGGTCAAGGCATCAAAATGAAACTGCTCAACCAAAAAGGGCAAAATCGGAAAAATTAAACTCTCACCTAAGCGGTCAATGACAATTGTGAGCAGGACAACAAATAATGGTGAGCGTAGGTAGCGGATCCCCATGTAGTACACATTCCTCAACAAACTTAAGAATAGCTGACCGCCAGTTGGTTAAGGACAATATAAAAACTGGGGGTTCGACTAGCTTACCGTCTCTGCCTCTTACTGCAAAGGCACGCCGTCTCACCAGACAAGCGCCGTGATTCTTCCTCGGGCAAATTAGTTTTGGTGAGAGTTCCCCCATCCTTAGGCAGTACAGTAGTTCATGGGGTTAGCGTGAGGTTCGAGGGGGTGTCTAGGGATGCTGGCACCGATGGCTCCTGCCACCAACCGAGGCCGTAGCATTTTTTCAGCAGTCGTCGATAGGCAATCACGGTGCCATCGGAGGCTTGGAGTAGATCGGTGCTGTTGTTCAAAAAGGGGCACACTTGTTCATAGACGGGGTGGGTTGGGGGTCAAGGGTAGAAACCAGAGCCATCGGTGACATGAACTTGCCAGTTATCGAACAACGATCCACTAGAAACTACTCTAATGAGGCAAGTTAACAAAACTATGTCATAGAGATGACGGAACTGCAACAAGTTGCCCGATCAACATCCTAGGTACCACAGTGTACCGTCTTCACCCACTTGAGGCGTTTTGCCCGCACCGCCATTCGCACTGTTGTACTACTAACCACCGGCAGCCAATGGAACATGTAGAGAGTGCCCCAGAGACTCGTCCACAAAATTGTCCACCGAGCTAGCGGCTGCGGCTGAGCCTTGGGAATAGCTCGCGCCATACCAATAAACGAAATCAAGATGCTCAAGGTGGTTAGGGGAAGTAGCACCGGCAGGCGATGCTGAACCGCAGACATCAGGGCATCAGGAACCGTCGCCGTAGGAATAGCGTACTTAATCAGAAACCAACAGAACACATCCCAGCTTTTTTGCCACCCCAAGCGATTACTGAGCAAGGGCTGCCAGTAGTCAAGGTAGCTTTGGTAGCCCCCTTCCCCCCAGCGATTCCGCTGATGCCAAAGCGCTACTAGGGAGGTCACCCCCTCTTCCTGTACTGCTGGCATCATCAGCACCTGAATCTCCCACCCATGAAGATGCAGCTTTAAGCTCAGATCAAGATCATCGGTGATGGTTTCTTCATTCCAGCCACCGCAGCGCTCAAGGGCTTGCCGCCGCACAAATTGACCGTTCCCCCGCAGTTCTCCCATCCCACCGCAGGCCACTCGCTGTTGTTGGTAGTAGGCATCAAGCATCATTTCTGCTGCCTGCCCTTGGGTGATTAAGTTAATCTCAGCATTACTGATGGCTTTGCGAACTTGAACCGCACCCACCCGCGGCGAGTAAAATTCGCTCACCACGCGCTGCAATAGGTCTGGTGTAACAGTGGCATCGGCATCAAACACACCAATAATTTCTCCGCGGGTGAGGGGCAACACCTGATTTAAGGCACCGGATTTCCCCCCGCCTGCACCGGGGAGCCGCCGCAGCACTTTGAGTTGGGGATAGGTTTGCTGGAGGCTGGCCAAAATATCGGGGGTGCGATCGCTACTGTTATCGTCAATGACCCAGACTTCATAGCGGGGGTAATCTAACTGACAGAGGTTTTCCACCAAGCGACCAATCACCGCTTCTTCATTTTTGGCCGCCACCATGAGGGAGACCAGAGGAGTCAGCCGAGAGCTAGGCGGTACTAAATCACTCTCCGATGCTGTTCCTTGTGGTAGAGGCTGCACCTCGGCTCGCCAGTAGCGCAGTGCTTGCCAACTCATTAAGAGAGTGAGGCCATAAATTAGATAGACCGCCCCTAGAACAAGATGTAGCGCAATGGTTACCCCCCAAATTAAGGAAAGAGCAACAAACGCCTTGCGTCGTCGCCCTTCAGAACGGGGTTGCAGCGGCGGACTGTCAGCGGAATCAACCCACTCCGACAGGAGTTCGTCGAGTGGATCGGCTTCGCTGTAAAAACTGTTTTCGGGCCAGGAATTCTCCGGCATAGGTCACCTGATTAAGAAACCAGTACTTATCTATCCCCTTAAAGAAACTGGGAATGAGATAACACCACACCGTGCACCCCTCACACACCGCAAGTCGTCCTTGCGAACGCCGATATTGGTCAACTATCTCAGACTCTTTATAGAGGTCGTACAGGCGACCATTAATGGGTACTCCCGTCTGCGCAAAGTGATAGCACGGTAACAGCAGCTCATCATTAGGAGAAATGGCAATCACCGCATCCACCGCTTTACAGCGCGGAGT harbors:
- the galE gene encoding UDP-glucose 4-epimerase GalE, with amino-acid sequence MAQPLVLVTGGAGFIGAHAVLALQQAGFEVLILDNLERGHRDLVETVLNAQLIVGDIGDRPLLDQVFHSRSIAAVLHFAAYIEVGESVRFPDRFYKNNVNGTLTLLQAMVAAQVPSIVFSSTAAVYGLPQRLPLEETDPCAPINPYGRSKWMVEQILADMERAYGLKYVIFRYFNAAGADPHGRLGEDHHPETHLIPLVLQTALGRRPHINIYGTDYPTPDGTCIRDYIHVSDLAYAHVLGLKYLLAGGESNVLNLGNGQGFSVRQVIDTAARVTGCHIPVQHSDRRAGDPARLVANADRARRILGWQPQYADIEEIIAHAWQWHQHRHSCA
- the recR gene encoding recombination mediator RecR, producing the protein MSSVYTRPLARLIEQLQRLPGIGPKTAQRLALYLVKRPEADIQALAQALLEAKQQVGLCSVCFHLSAEPVCDICASPQRDDQTICVVADSRDVIAIEKTREYHGKYHVLGGLISPMEGITPQQLHLQPLIQRASQANVKEVILAINPSIEGETTTLYIAQLLRPFVTVTRIAFGLPVGGDLDYADEMTLARALAGRREIEWH
- a CDS encoding response regulator, with the translated sequence MTSKKVLVIDDSKVIRLRVRDMLPEGDYEILEAKDGREGLQLIEQSDPTLIMLDFLLPRVSGWEVYQELAKTGLLGAIPLVIMSGRKEEVTEKLQEPFEWFEFIEKPFEREELEAAIQEAFRKARKARPVKAAAPASETVASGSVDLSPIYAKLAALETAFEEFKAKPVGDADTVAQLQAAVAQLQATPPRDGDEARLAALEAENQRLHAEVEQLKRAVHQIVAALRRLQGAH
- a CDS encoding trypsin-like peptidase domain-containing protein, translating into MQRFFWLGLGAIALLNLTGCPLRQAVPEPLGSTGHGSSPFVSVGEGNNSTQNFIAKVVSDAGAAVVSIDTLELPSNKQDSFFNPMPEPDAPVRQGQGSGFIFDASGKVMTNAHVVENASIVRVTLPDGREFDGKVLGTDRLTDVAVVEIPAENLPTVPLGNSDNLVPGEWAIAIGNPLGLSNTVTAGIISATGRGSNEIGAADKRVSFIQTDAAINPGNSGGPLLNAAGQVIGVNTAVISQAQGLGFAIPINTAYRIAEQLITTGRAQHLYLGIRMVRLSPELALRIRQERPDWNLETTQGTLITDVMANSPAAQAGLQAGDWIAKINDVNQPTPQQVQTIVEQTQAGQTITLEVQRGNTSQTFRVQPAPMPENF
- a CDS encoding aldo/keto reductase, with the translated sequence MRYRRFGRTGLNLSVFSLGTMRCLADATTLQAVLERAIAHGINHIETAAAYGASEAYIGRALRALGYPNLWLTTKILPAGDARHVQQQIEQSRQRLGVDRLDCVALHGLNTPEHLAWLNTAGMATLQQYQQQGIIGALGFSSHGSLPVLLAAIETGLFDFVNLHYTYFQQRNAPAVARAAALDMGVFIISPADKGGQLYRPPRDLQDLCAPLHPLHWNYRWLLSQPGITTLSVGAATADELAFPLAVADQVEPLSPEEQAVADRLASAMEQALGAEYCRQCYECLPCPEDIHIPEVLRLRNLTLAYNMEEFGKYRYGMFGRAGHWFPGQPADRCTDCGECLPRCPSRLEIPRLLRQAHSQLQGQSRPRLWQGI
- a CDS encoding bifunctional nuclease family protein, which translates into the protein MIEMTVAGIALDATNRRTPIVLLKDGSGRRALPIWIGDNEARAILMALEHQRAARPMTHDLMANILAAWEMTLERIVIHSLQDNTYYAVLTIRQGDLCKEIDARPSDAIALALRCDSPIWVMEAVVADASIPVDRDADEQERIAFRQFLDSIRPQDFSQQGRGIEDSSAS
- a CDS encoding ATP-dependent 6-phosphofructokinase, with the protein product MSTSRKRLGVFTSGGDCPGLNTAIRAIVAHATLSYGWEVLGILHATQGLLERKAIPLNAEGLGGMDVLLNMGGTILGAINKGDTLAQADDVIAGYHELGLDALIAICGDGSLKILQQLAQQGNWNFLAIPKTIDNDVALTDRAIGFDTAVNIVVDALSRITSTAASHDRVFVVEVMGRTAGHLALYSGIAGGADVILIPEIPYSIEGICQHLQKLRERWGRKFALIVVAEGAHEIGHDPSQPYPPHHSIGQYIADQVVKQSPIPIELRVSVLGHIQRGGAPMAMDRLLAAGMGNTAVDLAAQGTFGRMVAWQGGQVVTVPISDVVAKCPRHVDPDSFLIRTAQGLGIYVGDKPMLPYVDPTLCRDEVTCAI
- a CDS encoding MFS transporter yields the protein MGIRYLRSPLFVVLLTIVIDRLGESLIFPILPFLVEQFHFDALTLTLLFSSFAGAQFIAAPLLGALSDHWGRRPVLLVCIAGTAVSYFLFAAATTPWLLFVSRIIDGITGGVVSTAQAYIADTSAPADRAKNFGLTGAAFGIGFIFGPAIGGSLAAVNLKLPILFAGSLALINVVMAYFILPESLPAAQRSPFSLKNFGVQQQWLELFKTRSLQSLMASFFIFNFAFAGFTSIFVLFLKRQFNWGPAEAGIVFVIIGVVSTVVQAGLIRSLIPRFGENRLSVAGMALIGTALLGIAAIPATGAWSATSIYLCVVGLAFGVGIMLPSLRGVISNHVRDEDQGKIIGASQSLQSIAGIAGPAWAGWVFDRWGGQAPAFQSGLIMAIAFIFLILGLRKPTYRPSA
- a CDS encoding glycosyltransferase, with translation MPENSWPENSFYSEADPLDELLSEWVDSADSPPLQPRSEGRRRKAFVALSLIWGVTIALHLVLGAVYLIYGLTLLMSWQALRYWRAEVQPLPQGTASESDLVPPSSRLTPLVSLMVAAKNEEAVIGRLVENLCQLDYPRYEVWVIDDNSSDRTPDILASLQQTYPQLKVLRRLPGAGGGKSGALNQVLPLTRGEIIGVFDADATVTPDLLQRVVSEFYSPRVGAVQVRKAISNAEINLITQGQAAEMMLDAYYQQQRVACGGMGELRGNGQFVRRQALERCGGWNEETITDDLDLSLKLHLHGWEIQVLMMPAVQEEGVTSLVALWHQRNRWGEGGYQSYLDYWQPLLSNRLGWQKSWDVFCWFLIKYAIPTATVPDALMSAVQHRLPVLLPLTTLSILISFIGMARAIPKAQPQPLARWTILWTSLWGTLYMFHWLPVVSSTTVRMAVRAKRLKWVKTVHCGT